A window of Adhaeribacter arboris genomic DNA:
ATGATTGATGTTCCATAACGTGGCACCAATGACAAGCGGCATAACCAATACTCACGATAATAGGCTTTTGCTCCTCCCGGGCTTTTCGCAAAGCTTCTTCGCCCCACGGATGCCAATTCACCGGATTATAAGCGTGCTGGAGCAAATAGGGGCTGGACTCATTCAGCAGCCGGTTAGCTTTTTTCATAATCTAAAAACTTTACTCAAGTTAAAAGTAAGATTTTACCTGTGCTAAGCATACGTAAAATCTTGCTTTTAACCCGTAATTAATTGCTTTTTTAAAGCTGAAATTTCCGATTGGCAATCAACTTTAGCTTGTAGTTCTTCTAATTGACTTAATACTTTTTTTAAGAATTGCTGATGAGAAATAGATTCTGAATGAAATGGTTTATGGGCCAAGGCTTGCCGGATTTTATCCCATTTTTCTGTAAAGTGCTGAAAATCTTCGTTGAAATATGCTGATTTAAACTTTTCCCAGATGTAATCTTCCGCTACTTCCGAGGGGTGAATCATATCCGGTTTATAAAATCGGTAATCCCGTAAATCATCTAAAAGTAATTCGTAAGCTGGAAAATAAGCTACTGCCGCATATTGCGTTTTTAATTCCTGGCAAACCACCCTTAGAATAGATTTACTAACGCTGTTTCCTTCTAAAGTTTCTTTCAGGTGACGTACCGGGCTGACGGTCAAAATTACCCGGGCGTTTGGATTTGTTTGTTGCAAACTTTTGTAAAAAGTATTAAAAGCGGATAAAATTTCTGGAATGGTTAGCAAATGCTTCTGGAATTGAACTTGCGGTATTTTATGACAATTAGCTACCAGTTTGTTGCTGGCCCGATGAATATAACCTATGGCTGTACCAAAAGTTAAAATAATAGTATCTGTATTTTGTAAGAAAGCCTGACTTTGACTTAGGGTTTCCTGAAGCCGGGTTAAAAGTTCAGCGCGCGAGTGCGAAGCAAAAGTAGAATGAAAATCATACGCCAACCACAAATCTTCGCGTTGCACTAATTCGCCGGTAAATTCCGGTTGTGGCTGTAACGAAGCTTGTAATAAGTTAAAAAGAGAAACCGGATTGAAAATGGTACCAAAAGGATTAACTAATGAAGGCACTTTATACTGCTGTAATTTCTGACCCATTACTTCGGCAAAACAAGAACCCGCCGTGAAAACGTGCGTTTGTAACGAAAGCTGTCGGCTTTGAAGGGAAACAGAAAGTTCCGTGCGGAAAGCAGTAGGCATCTGGGTAAAATAAGTAAGTTGAATATATTTGATTAATGCATGTAAAAATAAATAGAAGTTCTAATATGAGATAGTGGATGAAGATATAAGAACTCCTGTCTATTTCGTCAGTAGCAGATTATTGTTGTAAAATTTCTTTTACAATGTTTTTTAGATAAAGCTTAGTATAGATTTAATGCATAAAAAAAGTCCTGCCGAATTTTTCCGCAGGACTTTTTTATAGGATAATAGTTTCGCTTATTCAGCTACCACGTTAAAACGTACGGTATGTTTTACTTCTTTGTGCAAAGCAATAGAAGCGGTGTACTCACCAGCTGCTTTTACTTCCTGATCAAAAGAAATTTTCTTACGATCTACTTCAATTCCTTTCGCCCGTAAAGCTTCTGATAATTGAGTAGTAGTAACCGCACCAAAAATTTTACCGCTTTCACCCACCTTCGCGCGTAAATCAAAAACCTGATCACCGATTTGATCGGCAATTGACTGAGCATCTAATTTAATTTTTTCAGCTTTATGTGATGCTTGACGGATATTTTCCGCTACAATCTTTTTGTTGGTTTTATCAGCCATTACTGCAATTCCTTGCGGAATCAGGTAATTGCGGCCGTAACCAGGTTTTACTTCTACAATATCGTTCTTAAAGCCTAAGCCTTTTACGTCGTCTTTTAATATAACTTCCATTTCTCTCAGGCCTCCTTATTTTAACGAATCAGTTACGTAAGGTAAAATAG
This region includes:
- a CDS encoding GSCFA domain-containing protein, translated to MPTAFRTELSVSLQSRQLSLQTHVFTAGSCFAEVMGQKLQQYKVPSLVNPFGTIFNPVSLFNLLQASLQPQPEFTGELVQREDLWLAYDFHSTFASHSRAELLTRLQETLSQSQAFLQNTDTIILTFGTAIGYIHRASNKLVANCHKIPQVQFQKHLLTIPEILSAFNTFYKSLQQTNPNARVILTVSPVRHLKETLEGNSVSKSILRVVCQELKTQYAAVAYFPAYELLLDDLRDYRFYKPDMIHPSEVAEDYIWEKFKSAYFNEDFQHFTEKWDKIRQALAHKPFHSESISHQQFLKKVLSQLEELQAKVDCQSEISALKKQLITG
- the rplI gene encoding 50S ribosomal protein L9, whose translation is MEVILKDDVKGLGFKNDIVEVKPGYGRNYLIPQGIAVMADKTNKKIVAENIRQASHKAEKIKLDAQSIADQIGDQVFDLRAKVGESGKIFGAVTTTQLSEALRAKGIEVDRKKISFDQEVKAAGEYTASIALHKEVKHTVRFNVVAE